The Nostoc sp. PCC 7524 nucleotide sequence CTAGATACCCCTGGTCACGAAGCCTTTACCGCCATGCGAGCTAGAGGTGCTAGGGTGACAGATATAGCCGTATTAGTAGTAGCTGCTGATGACGGTGTACGTCCCCAAACAATTGAAGCCATCAGCCATGCCCAAGCGGCAGGAGTGCCAATTGTTGTCGCCATCAACAAGATTGATAAAGAAGGCGCACAACCCGATCGCGTCAAACAAGAACTCACCCATTATGGTCTCACCCCAGAAGAATGGGGCGGTGAGACAATTATGGTACCTGTCAGCGCCATCAAGGGTGAAAACCTCGACACACTCCTAGAGATGATTCTCTTGGTTGCAGAAGTAGGAGAACTCTCGGCTAACCCAGATCGTCTGGCTAAAGGCACTGTCATTGAGGCGCATTTGGATAAAGCCAAGGGTGCAGTTGCTACCTTGCTGATTCAAAATGGTACTCTCCATGTAGGAGACATCCTAGTTGCCGGTTCAGCCTTTGGTAAAGTCCGGGCGATGGTTGACGATCGCGGCAGACGCGTCGAAGTCGCTTCTCCTTCCTTCGCCGTTGAGGTGCTGGGTTTAAGTGACGTACCAGCAGCAGGTGATGAGTTCGATGTCTTCGACAACGAAAAAGAAGCCAGAGCGATCGCCTCAGACAGAGCAGACAAACAACGCCTCTCTCGTCTATTACAAGGACGTGTCACCCTCACAACCCTATCAGCTCAAGCCCAAGAAGGCGAGTTGAAAGAACTCAACTTGATCTTGAAAGCCGACGTGCAAGGTTCTGTCGAAGCCATTGTGGGATCACTCAAACAAATCCCCCAAAACGAAGTCCAAATTCGGATGCTATTGGCTACAGCAGGTGAAATCACCCAAACAGACATCGACCTCGCCGCCGCCAGTGGCGCAGTCATCATCGGCTTTAACACCACCTACGCCAGTGGAGCCAGACAAGCGGCTGACGAAGCCGGTGTAGATGTGCGGGAATACAACATCATCTACAAACTCTTGGAAGACATCCAAGGAGCCTTGGAAGGTCTGTTGGAACCAGAATTGGTAGAAGAACCTTTGGGTCAAACCGAAGTCCGTGCCGTCTTCCCAGTCGGTCGCGGTGCTGTTGCCGGTTGTTACGTTCAAACTGGCAAACTGGTGCGTAACTGTAAAATCCGGGTACGTCGTGGCGGTAAAGTCATCTATGAAGGTGTGCTGGACTCCCTCAAACGGATGAAAGAAGATGCGCGTGAAGTTAACGCTGGTTATGAATGTGGTGTCGGCCTGGATAAATTCCACGACTGGGTTGAAGGTGACATCATTGATGCCTTCCAAATGGTAACTAAACGCCGCACCCTGGCGTTAACAAGATAGTGCTGAGTCACGAGTGCTGAGTCATGAGTATAGATGAGTATAGAGTTATGAGAATTACCTCAGATAAATATACTCAATCTAACAATCACAACTCAGCACTCAAAACTCAAAACTCAGGACTTTAACTATGCCCTCATTTCGTTCTGAACCTATTTTGTGGATTCATGTCGCTGGATTAGCGACATTGCCCGTTTTTTTGCTCATGTGCTTATTATTTCTGTCCGTAGGTGAACCGTTTTTACCTGTATGGATGGAAATTTTGTTAGTATCCATCATTGGCGTAATGCCGCTGTTGTGGATGCAACTACGTCGTCCTTTTTATATATTTGCTCTGTTGGGAATAGCCCTTAAACCAGAAAATCTGACTGAGCAGCAAAGAAAAATTCTCTGTTTAATTAATACAAAATTAAATCGTGTGCTAGCACTGCTGGCTGCCATTCTATCCATTGGTATATTGTGGCAGCTGTATCAAGCCACCCCATTGGTAGTACATCTAGCCAGATTTCTTCCTCAATGGCGCATTTTGGCATTACTGATGGCTGGATTAACTTTTTTAGCCAGTAATTTATTCTTGCAAATTCCAGTCAGTGTAGCACGAGTTTTGGTGACGGATGACACAGAATTTGCTGCCATAGAACCGTTACCTTTAGAAAAGATTAACCAGGATTTCACAATTTTAGGGGTGCGGGTTAATAAAATCTTGCCCCAGTTGACTGTTGAAGTTAAAACTGAGGAATAAAGAACTATGGTGAAAATTACAGCTTCTCGTGATCCTGAAATTTGGCAAAATCTTCAATACGCGATCGCAGCTAGTTCTGGTTTTCAACGTTGGCAGCTAGAAAGCTATACCCAACTACGAGAACTACACCTAGAGCAACAAGTACAACGTTACTTGCGGGAAACTTTAGAAACTTTAGCTTATTAAAAACATCATAAATTTTCCAATTTGGCTTGTAAGTGACTAAATTGACTGAAAGCTGTGGGAAACTCCATCCCGTTTTAGGTGGTTGAGGTTGCTCCCCCACCACATGGGATATAGGAAATTGGCAACTTTTTTCCCATTACCCATACCCAAAAACTCCATCCCTTAGTAGGTGGAGTTTTTCCTTTGCTTAAGGTATAAATACTTAGCACTCTTCATCTAAGCCCTGATCAAATTTAATTTTTAGCTCTGATCTCAAAAATTTCTTTGATTTCTTGCAAAACTGGGCGAAACTTAGCGGCTGATGTGTTAGTCATCCGGTATAGTTTGGCATGGTTTTTGTAGCCATATATTTGCTATATCGACCATACTATACTTAACCAACATTCAGTGAAACACAGTGATAAAAATGAAACATCAGGGCTTTGACATTTCTTCAGTAAAATATCTGTTCTCAACAGCATCCGTACCTACAGCTTTGGTATTTGTTGCTAGTGGTTTGATGCTTATACCCAGTGCAGTCAATGCTGGTGCTACTAACCAAAGAGCGATCGCTCCCACTGTCATAGCGCAAGTTCCTACATCTGCACCAGTAATTTATGTCAACCCAGCCACCGGCACAGATAGAACTGGTGCTGGTGCTACCGCCGCCACAGCTTACAAAACAATTACCTTCGCGCTGAATCAAGCTCAACCTGGTACAGTCATTCAATTAGCACCGGGAACTTATAACAGTGAATCTGGAGAACAATTTCCCCTCATACTCAAGCCAGGGGTGACATTACAAGGTGATGAATCTACTAAAGGTCAAGGAATATTAATTATAGGTGGTGGGTTCTATACCAGTCGTACCTTTGCCAGACAAGACATTACCATTTTGGCAAATGATAATACTGCGATCGCAGGTGTAACCGTCACTAACCCCAATCAACGTGGTACTGGTGTCTGGGTAGAATCCAGTAATCCTGCCATCAGAAACAATACTTTTACGAAAAGTGTCAGAGATGGGGTTTTTGTCACTGGTACAGGAAATCCCAAAATTGAAAACAATATTTTTGTGCAGAACACTGGTAATGGAGTTTCTGTTGCTAAGTCTGCTCAAGGTGAAATTCGCAATAACTTATTTCAAGACACAGGTTTTGGTATAGCCATTGGTGGTACTTCTACGCCTTTGGTTATAGAAAACCAAATTGTGCAGAACCAAGATGGACTATTCATCTCAGAATCAGCCCAGCCTATCCTGCGTAAGAATGTCATTCAAAACAATAAGCGAGATGGCGTTGTAGCAACTGTTTCTGCTCAACCTGATTTAGGGACTAATGAAAATCCCGGTGGTAATTTGATTCGCAGCAACACTCGCTTTGATGTGAATAACGCTACCAGAAGCAATCGTATTCTGGCTGTTGGTAACGATATCGACCAGAAAAAAATTGCTGGTCAGGTAGATTTTGTTGCCGCCACCGTTGATCAACCACCAGGTCAAACAACAGCATTTAGAGATGTAGCCGCAAATTACTGGGCTAAAAATTATATTGAAGCTTTAGCTTCACAAAATATTATTGCTGGCTTTCCTGATGGTACATTTAGACCCAACGAGCCTGTAACCCGCGCCCAATTCGCTACCATTATCACCAAAGCTTTAACACCACCAGCTAAACGTTCAGCCATTGAATTTCGAGATGTTAGCAGAAATTTCTGGGCTTATGCTGCTATACAAGCGGCTTATCGGAGTCAATTTGTTTCTGGTTATCCCGATGGCACCTTTAAACCACAGCAAGAAATCCCCAGAGTTCAAGCTCTAGTTGCTCTCGCCAATGGACTAGGTTTATCTGCTGATAATCAAAATGTTATTTCTGTTTATGCGGATGCGGCTCAAATCCCCACTTATGCAATAGGGCCAGTTGCCGCCGCTACCTCCAGACAATTGGTAATCAACTATCCCAACATCAACCAACTCAACCCCAATCGTCAAGCAACTAGAGCAGAAATCGCTGCCTTTGTATACCAGGCATTAGTTAATGCTGGACGCGCTCAACCCTTGCCCTCATCCTATATAGTCAGAGTTCCTTAAATTCAGGAGATTAAAATCACTAGCGCCAGAGCAAGATTTGACTTGTCTGGCGCTGGTGATTTTTGGTGTTTTCTTAACACTAGGGTCTTTAAATGTATTTGACCCCATTTAAATGTACGGCTTTATAGTCAGGGTCTTTATATGGGCTGACCCCGTTTGAACAATTACCAGTGTCTCAGAAATTTTGAGATTTCCTGATTTCCTAATATTTTTTTTATTTTTTCTCTCTTTATATTTCGGAATGTTTAAAAACGTAAACTATTTTAAACAAAATAAAGTTATGTAACAAGTATTGTGTTTATGTCTCTAGAATTAATAAGCAATTTTACCTAAAACTATTTTAGGTTGTTTTTGCTAATTCTGAAGATGCAATGATTATCGATTTTGCCGACGTTGTTCCCAACGCCAAAGGAAAATCATGAGTATAACGATTCCTACTTGGAGAGCAAAGTTAGGTAAAGTGTGTTCAATATCTTTGCCAGCCAGCAGTTTAAAAAAGAAGGTAAATGCACCAATGAAACCAGAAGCACCCACACCGAAATAGATAAATTGCCGTAAACCACGATAAGGGGCTACCATTTCTGCTTTCAAGCGATTATATTGCTCAGGGTTTAAGCGGTTTTTAGGATTTGGTTCTACCATAGGTGAATAATGCTATAATTCTGTATCGTGTGCGCCGATGTGGCTCAGTGGTAGAGCAGCTGATTCGTAATCAGCAGGCCACGGGTTCAAATCCCGTCATCGGCTTTGAATAAAATATGACTGCGGAAACTGTCTAAAATTATCATCGGATATTTTTGACCGATAAATTTTCTGGAGCTAGGGGAAGACCAAAAAATAAATTATCCAGAATTGACAGTTTAGTAGGGTGCGTCAGTGTCAGAAAACCTAACTACACCAAGAAATTATTCATACTGACGCACCCTACATTGGGAATATTTTTTTCTCTGGAAGTCCCTATTGGCTTCAGTTTTGTAAAGATTCAGTAAAAATACTTAGCTTAACATTTAGTTAACCCTAGCTTATTTATTCGTTAATCTAAAAGTCATAAATTTTGCGGATGTACCTATGATTGATGATTCGTCTAACTCAGTGTGATAACTTCCAGCTAATTTAGTCTACTCGACACAGAAACCAGAAAAATCCACAGAGCTAGTTATAGCCTAGTGGGGATATTTTTGTGTGCTTAATTGGCGGTAAGGAGTACACC carries:
- a CDS encoding DUF1565 domain-containing protein; translated protein: MKHQGFDISSVKYLFSTASVPTALVFVASGLMLIPSAVNAGATNQRAIAPTVIAQVPTSAPVIYVNPATGTDRTGAGATAATAYKTITFALNQAQPGTVIQLAPGTYNSESGEQFPLILKPGVTLQGDESTKGQGILIIGGGFYTSRTFARQDITILANDNTAIAGVTVTNPNQRGTGVWVESSNPAIRNNTFTKSVRDGVFVTGTGNPKIENNIFVQNTGNGVSVAKSAQGEIRNNLFQDTGFGIAIGGTSTPLVIENQIVQNQDGLFISESAQPILRKNVIQNNKRDGVVATVSAQPDLGTNENPGGNLIRSNTRFDVNNATRSNRILAVGNDIDQKKIAGQVDFVAATVDQPPGQTTAFRDVAANYWAKNYIEALASQNIIAGFPDGTFRPNEPVTRAQFATIITKALTPPAKRSAIEFRDVSRNFWAYAAIQAAYRSQFVSGYPDGTFKPQQEIPRVQALVALANGLGLSADNQNVISVYADAAQIPTYAIGPVAAATSRQLVINYPNINQLNPNRQATRAEIAAFVYQALVNAGRAQPLPSSYIVRVP
- a CDS encoding low-complexity tail membrane protein, whose translation is MPSFRSEPILWIHVAGLATLPVFLLMCLLFLSVGEPFLPVWMEILLVSIIGVMPLLWMQLRRPFYIFALLGIALKPENLTEQQRKILCLINTKLNRVLALLAAILSIGILWQLYQATPLVVHLARFLPQWRILALLMAGLTFLASNLFLQIPVSVARVLVTDDTEFAAIEPLPLEKINQDFTILGVRVNKILPQLTVEVKTEE
- a CDS encoding DUF3493 domain-containing protein gives rise to the protein MVEPNPKNRLNPEQYNRLKAEMVAPYRGLRQFIYFGVGASGFIGAFTFFFKLLAGKDIEHTLPNFALQVGIVILMIFLWRWEQRRQNR